CCAACCATTCATTCCAGACGAAACAAAACGAGAGCGCCTCGGAATCACTCGCCGCGAGCTTGAGATCCTCGAGTTGATCGCTCACGGCCTGAGCAACCGAGAGATAGCAGAGAAGCTCTACGTGAGCGAGAACACGGTGAAGACTCACTCCAGCCGCGTTCTCGACAAATTAGGCGCCAAGCGCCGAACGCAGGCGGTGCAGCTCGGCAAGGAACTTGGACTACTCCCCTGATCGACTCACCCAAACGAATGATTTTTCTTCCCCGAAGCCAAAATCACCCGAAAGAATGACGACAGAAACCCTGCCCCGCACGGTATGTTGCACCCGCATTTCAAATTTCACTCCCAGGAGACATAGATGAAAAAGACCATCCTGACCTTCGGGCTCATTTCCGGCGCGATTTCCTCAGTAATGATGATCGCCACCGTGCCCTTAGCCAAACACGGCTCCGGCTCCCTTGTGCTCGGCTACACGACGATTGTGCTCTCGTTCTTGCTGGTGTTCTTCGGCATCCGCTCATACCGCGACAACAAAGGCAACGGCCAAATCAACTTCGGAAAGGCCTTCGCGGTCGGCATCTCCATCACGCTGATTTCGTGTTTGTGTTACGTGGTCACCTGGGAGATTCTTTATTTCAACTTCTTTCCCGACTTCGCAGACAAATACGCCGCTCATGTAATCGAAAAGGCCAAGGCCTCAGGCGCGAGCGATGCCGCCGTCCAGGCGAAGATTCAGGATATGAACAAGTTCAAGGAGCAATACAAGAATCCGCTCTTCAACGTCGCAATGACGTTCATCGAACCCTTTCCTGTCGGACTTCTCATCACACTGATCTCCGCTGCGGTTCTTAGGAAAAAACCGCAAGCGACACAGGGGTCCTTGGCCACTTCGTCGTGAGTGTCCCTGCCAGTCGAAACGGAGCGCCGGGCGCCGTCGCCCGGCGAAGTCGTCTATCATCGGCAATACCGCTGTCACAACTTCACAATCCTCTCGAGGAGGAACATGCACCGGTTCCTTGCCTTTTGCCTGCTGGCGTTGTCCGCGGATGTGTACTCGCAGTCCAGCCAAACCTACACGTTGCCGGCGACGCCGAAGACCGTCGCGTGGGGCTATTACGACGCGACTGCAACTCCTGTTCTGCACATCAAATCCGGCGATACAGTTACGTTCGAGACATTGATCACGAATAGTCCGACTGGTCTGGAGAAAGCCGGCGTACTTCCCGATCAAGTGCAGCAGAATCTGCGCGACATCTACAAGGAGATCACGACTCACGGTCCCGGCGGTCACATCCTCAACGGCCCGGTCTACATCGACGGAGCCGAGCGCGGCGATACACTGGAAATCCACATGCAAAAGATCGACCTCGCAATTCCCTACGCATACAACGGCTTCCGCTTCGGCGCAGGATTCCTCACGCAGGACTTCCCTTACGCCCGCACAAAGATCATCCCGCTCGATCGTCAGCGAATGATCGCCAGCTTCGCTCCAGGAATTGATATTCCGCTGCATCCCTTCTTTGGCAGCATGGGGGTGGCTCCTCCCGAAGCCTACGGACGCATCAGCAGCGCGCCGCCCGGCATCCACGGCGGCAACATGGACAACAAGGAACTCGTAACCGGCACCACGCTCTATCTGCCGGTTCACGTGCGAGGAGCGTTGTTCGAGATCGGCGATGGTCACGCTGGACAAGGCAACGGTGAAGTCGATATCACCGCGCTCGAGACTTCCCTAACGGGCACGCTGCAATTCATCGTCCGTAAGGACACGAAGGTCACGTATCCGCGCGCCGAGACGCCCACGCATTACATCAGCATGGGATTCGACGATGACCTAAGCGAGGCCACGCGCATTGCCGTGCGACAGATGATCGACTTTCTTGTAGCTGAGAAACACCTCAGTCGCGACGATGCCTACATGCTCACAAGCGTGGCAGGAGATGCAGACATCACCGAGCTGGTAGACGGAAACAAAGGCGTGCACGTGATGATGCCGAAAAACATCTTCAGCACCACACGGCACTAGTGAACCACCTGCGGTAGCGGGTGGTGGTTTTGGTTTTGACGTCAGCGCCGAAGTGGCACCCAACACCTGTTGGCTGGGTACCCTTTAGCTTTGGATTCAATTCAGGTACGCGTTCCAGCCTCGTACCAGTTCGTTAAGGCCGAGCTTCGTAAACAAGGTTGAACGGAGTTTCCGCAGCGCGACGAAACCTGCTGAATCCCGCGGAAGTAACAACCTCCCGAATGCGCGCCTCGCCTGCCTGAGCGCCCAGGCACAACGCGACTTCCTGCGATCGTGAGGAAGGTGTGCAGAGCAGCGTTGAAAACCCGTAATACACTCGACCGACAGGATTCAGATTGTCCTTCAACTGGTCATTCGCAAAGGGCTCAACGATCATCCACGTTCCATCCTTCGCGAGCGACTGACGGACGTGCGCAGACGCTCCGACGGGGTCGCCCATATCGTGCAGGCAATCGAAGAAGGCGACGAGGTCGTAGTCCTTGCCCGGAAATTCCTTTGCCTTGGTTAGTTCGAAGCTAACCCGATCCGCAATGCCGTCGCGCTTGGCATACTCGCGGGCAGCTTCAATCGACTTGTCGTGATAATCAAAGCCGAAGAATTGAGATTTCGGAAATGCTTTCGCCAACAGCAAGGTCGAAGCACCTTTTCCGCATCCAACGTCGGCGACTCGCGCTCCGGCTTCGAGTTTCTTCTTGACATCGTGCAGCGCAGGAATCCATTCGCTTACGAGGTGTGTTGCATACCCGGGACGAAAGAACTTCTCACATCCGTGAAAGACGCCGTCTACGTGCTCGTGCCATCCCATTCCCTTCCCACTACGGAACGACTCGGTGATACGTGGAACAGCGGCGAGCGAGCCTAAAGCCATCTCGAATGCGCCGGGCAAATACGCCGGGCTGTCCTCATTGGCCAGCGTGAACGCTTGTTCTTCGCTGAGGCTGAATTTCTTGTTCTTGTCATCGTAAGCGACGTATCCACCTGCGGCTTGTGAAGAAAGCCATTCGCGCACGTAACGTTCATCGGTCTTCGTCGCGGCGGCAAGCTCGGCTGGCGTCATCGGGCGAGCCGCGAGTGCTTTGTATAGTCCAAGCTTTTCGCCAATGACGACCATGCCGGCGTGAACCGAGGCGCCCAGATCGGTGACGAATTGACCGATGAAGGCATTCAATTTGTTCATGTCAAGAACGGGAACCTGTGCTGTACTCATTTCCAGTCTTCTCCTTGTTGGGATCAATTGATCCCCATTACCGCCATTGCTGGCAACTTCATCAGAAACGGCTGGCAAGCGGTCCTAGCCGCTACGAATGTGACTATGTCAGTTTTATCCCGCGTAGTACTTATCCGCGCGTCTGGCAAAGTTGATTTGCCCGCGCTATTGTGGGATCGTTTGTTCGAAAGTCCTGAAACTTTAGCCGGGAATCCGAGTCGAAAGCCCTATGGATGCTCTCTCAGAAATCCTGCATTCAGTGAAGCTCGAGGGTGCGGCGTATCTGAATGCCGAGTTCACGGCTCCGTGGGGTGTCCGTTCGCCGTCTGCGTGTGAACTCTCGGCGTTTCTGCGCAAGGGACAAAAGCACCTCATCATTTTTCACCTCCTCACGGAGGGACGAGCTCGTACCAGAATTGAGAACGGCAGCGAAAATCTCGACCTGATTGCCGGGGACATCGTGGTCTTTCCACACGGAGACCCGCACATCATCTTCAACGGCTCACCTGCGAGCATCGTCGACAACTCCGCGCACTTGGAAGAAGTGTTCTCGCAAGGAATGTCTCTCAGACACGAAGGCGGAGGAGGCGAGAGCACATTCTTTGTGTGCGGGTACATGGAGTGCGATCGCGAGCTGAGCAAGATTTTTCTTGGTGGACTGCCGCCAGTGTTCAAAGTGAACATCAGGAACGACTCGGCAGGGCAATGGCTGGAAAACTCCATCAAATTCTCAGCCAACGAAGCGGGCGTACACCGAGCGGGCAGCGACGCGGTACTGGCAAGGCTTTCCGAAGCGCTCTTCGTGGAAACCATGCGACGTTACATGGCGGAGCTGCCTTCGCAACACACTGGCTGGCTCGCAGGGGCGCGTGATCCCGGAGTGGGAGCGGCCTTGGCACATTTGCATCGTGCTCCCGAATATTCCTGGACGGTCGCGAATCTCGCACAGCAGGTAGGAGTATCGCGGTCCGTGCTGGCGGAGCGGTTTAGACATTATTTGGGCGAGCCTCCAATGACTTATCTCGCGCGATGGAGGCTGCAGCTCGGAGCCCGGATGCTGACTGCAACCAGCTACAGCGTGGCACGAATTTCGGGAGACGTAGGCTACGAATCCGAGCCTGCCTTCAATCGCGCCTTCAAGCGCGAGTTCGGAGCTCCTCCAGCCCGCTTTCGAATGCGGGCAAGATCAGCGCAAAGAGCAGCGAGCGTGTAGTAGGGGAGTCTGCGAGCTTTCCAGAAGCGCCATTAGCAATCTGGAGCAGGATGATCGGGCCTTGACCGATACAATTTCACTCGAACTCCAGCACGACGATCTCGGGATTCGATCCGAGCCGCAGCGGTGGTCCCCATGTTCCCGCGCCGCTTGAGGTGAAGACCTGCATCTTCCCGATTCGGCTTAGACCATATACGAACTGCCGGTACATCCGACGCGCCATCCAGCTCCAGGGTATGAACTGGCCAAGGTGCGTGTGCCCGGATAGCTGCAGAGACACACCGGCAGCTTCTGCGACCTCGGGATGGTCGGGGGCATGAGTCAGCAGAATACTGGGGCGATTGCGGTCCAGGCCGATGGCGTGGAGCACTGAGGCAAACCGGCTGTGCTGCACGGCGTTCCGGTATGGGACGCCGATAATTTGCAAGCCGTCCACGTCCACCTTCTCATTGCTGAGTACGCGGACTCCGGATGCGGCAACCGCATCCAGATATTTGCTGTCGTCTCCAAACTGCTCATGATTTCCTGCGACGAAATACACGCCCTGGGGCGCCGCGAGCTCCTTCAATGGTTCCGCCGCTTGCCGCACGTCGATGGCGGTGCCGTCGTATAAATCGCCGGCGATAAAAATCGCGTCCGGCTCTTCCTTCAGGATTTTCGCAACCATACGCCGTAGAAAGCTGCCGTTGCGCACGTGCCCAAGGTGCAAATCGCTGATCAGCGCCGCTCTTCGTCCGCGCCACGCCGCCGGCAGGTTCGCGAGTCGTACGGTGGTTCGCGTAATGCGCGTCCAGCTTGCATTGAAAACTCCGTAGAGTCCAACCGCTATGGCAGCACCGAACAGCACTTCCACGATGCGATGAAAGTTCACATCGAGCCCGGCCAGCCGCGTGACTCCGAAAACAATCCAGGAGCCGCCCGCCCCGAGGAAGAGAAAGCTCAACAGGCCGAGCCATACCGCAGAAGCCTTATACAAAGCGCGCAAAACAGCATTGGTGTAGCGAAAGGCGAGTAGCGAGGTGGCCACAAAGCTCACGGACAAAAGGCCAAGGACCAGCTTGATCCAGAATGCTCCGGAAACGTCGCCGGCCTCGGGCGAAAATGTCCACGTCTCATAGAGGAAAAAATGTGCCAAGAACAGAATGGACTGAATGACTGCAATGAAACCGATCAGTTGCTTTCGTGACGGCATGGTTGGATTAGCTCCGAGTCCGATTATTGAAATGAAGCGTGAGAATTCCTTTCGCGTTTCAAGCGGTCGGGGCAGCGGATTTCCGCCGCTGCTCCTCTTTGAGTCTTTTCGTCCTGAGTATACCGAATATCCACTTCTGGTATACTCAGTACAGCAGGTTGGATGGACTGTCCGTGAGAAGGATTCACAAAAAAATCGAGGAAGGTGCGCAACGCAGGTCAGTGAAGCCAACTGCCGTCCTGCTGGCAGGGTTGGAGCTGTTCGCAAAGTACGGATACCGCAAGACTTCCATCGACGACATTGCCAGCGCGGCACAGGTGGCTAAACGCACCGTCTATCTTCACTTTGAGAATAAGGCCGCGGTCTTTCTGGCGATCCTCGACTATCTCGGCGAGCAGGTGCGACAGAGATGCGCCTCCGCCGAGCGCCAAGGTGGCGCAGCAGTGGATCAGCTTACCGCATTGCTCGATGCGTACTTTGGAATGGCCTTCGAGGTCTTCAGCAAGTCCGAGTATATGCCCGAACTGGAAGAAACCGTCTCAAAGCTGGCGAAGTCGAAAGTCAACGAGATGAGCGCGGAGTACGAAAAGCTGCTCGCCAAATTTTTTCGATCGCTCGAGAAGACAGGTGAGATTGCAGGACCGCCGCCGGGGCTCACAGCAGAGCAGATGGTCCGCGTCGTGATCCGCGCAGCAGAGGGAGCCAAACGCGACCCAATGATCCAAGGCGACCGAAAAGCCCTCCAACGAAGCTTCCGGGAACTAGCGACGCTAACGATTGCCGCCGTGAAAAAGTGATCGAATCGACCCCAAAGGCCCCTGGGAGTTTGCCTACCTTCTAGACTGAACCATTCAGTGCGCACGAACGCGCAGAAATAGCGTTACTCCTACCGGATGAGAGCCGTAAGCAGTTCTTAAGACTTCTGGTACGCCGTACCAGGTGAACTGTCCACCGATAGCGGTTGACAGGTGTGGGATGTTGCCAATCTCGCGATCGTAACCCACTGTGTATGCCTGCACGCGGGTAAAGAAGCGCTCATGGAACCCTGGGGGAAATGGATTCTCGCCTAAAAGCAGTTCGTTCGTGCGATCGACATTTTCGATACGGGTCCAGGCTGAGTTTTTGTTCATAAACCGCACAGTGGATTCCAGCAGATAGCCGTTGCCTACGTTGCCGTCTTCCAGGCTTTGGTTTCTGCCCCAGAGCAGCGTTGAAACCCAGTTCCCGTTATGAAATGGGCGGTTATACATTACGGACGCAGTCATGCGTCTTACGTCTTCGTCGGGAGCCAGTTCTTCCGGGCTGTGCAGTTGTCCGATGGAGTACTGGGCGCTCCAGTTCTGTTTTGGATTTACGGTGACTCGGGTAGACCACGAGTCGATACTGCCAGTGTCGATGTTCCAGCGAAACTCGTCGGGCTCTCGGCCGTGGAATCCGGAGGCCTCCAGCCTGATCGCGCGATGCGTGATGCCGACTGTGATTACGTCGTCGGCTATGTGGGTTGAGTCCTGAAGATGATGCCCCAGCGCTGCTACTGGATTTTCTGCTGCTGACGGGCGGTGAGGATAGGCAACCGGTCCGAGCGCTGGATCGCCAACCGGCGCTGCGTAGAACGACAGCAGGGTCTTCTCACCAATTCGATAGTCGTACATGGCGGCGAGTTCCATGAAGAAGTCATGCGGATGCTGTCCGTCGACGATCGCCTTGCCGAACGCCGTCTCTCCCTGCTGGAACAGCAATGGATACTGCCGCTGTGAAACCGTCGCAGGCTCAAAGCTGAGCATGGTGCGAAAGGTGATTGTTCCGTTCCCTAGTTCGCGCTCAGCCATCGGCATGATCCAGTTTGTCGAGAAGAACTTGTCACGTCCACGCGGGCCGGTTTGCTGCGTGTCGCTCAGGAAGGCCACGCCGTGGAACATCAACATCCAGTTGTGCCTCATGGTCATGATCATGTCGTTCGGAGTCGAGTTTGGCTCGGCGTCGGTGCCGGCCGTGGCGTGATGCTGGATGAGCTGAAGCAGCGAGTCAGACTGCATGTTCATCATGTTGTGATCGTCGTGCATGTGGTGCATGTCGTGATCTGACTCACCCTGCT
Above is a genomic segment from Terriglobales bacterium containing:
- a CDS encoding TetR/AcrR family transcriptional regulator yields the protein MKPTAVLLAGLELFAKYGYRKTSIDDIASAAQVAKRTVYLHFENKAAVFLAILDYLGEQVRQRCASAERQGGAAVDQLTALLDAYFGMAFEVFSKSEYMPELEETVSKLAKSKVNEMSAEYEKLLAKFFRSLEKTGEIAGPPPGLTAEQMVRVVIRAAEGAKRDPMIQGDRKALQRSFRELATLTIAAVKK
- a CDS encoding class I SAM-dependent methyltransferase, whose translation is MSTAQVPVLDMNKLNAFIGQFVTDLGASVHAGMVVIGEKLGLYKALAARPMTPAELAAATKTDERYVREWLSSQAAGGYVAYDDKNKKFSLSEEQAFTLANEDSPAYLPGAFEMALGSLAAVPRITESFRSGKGMGWHEHVDGVFHGCEKFFRPGYATHLVSEWIPALHDVKKKLEAGARVADVGCGKGASTLLLAKAFPKSQFFGFDYHDKSIEAAREYAKRDGIADRVSFELTKAKEFPGKDYDLVAFFDCLHDMGDPVGASAHVRQSLAKDGTWMIVEPFANDQLKDNLNPVGRVYYGFSTLLCTPSSRSQEVALCLGAQAGEARIREVVTSAGFSRFRRAAETPFNLVYEARP
- a CDS encoding metallophosphoesterase, which gives rise to MPSRKQLIGFIAVIQSILFLAHFFLYETWTFSPEAGDVSGAFWIKLVLGLLSVSFVATSLLAFRYTNAVLRALYKASAVWLGLLSFLFLGAGGSWIVFGVTRLAGLDVNFHRIVEVLFGAAIAVGLYGVFNASWTRITRTTVRLANLPAAWRGRRAALISDLHLGHVRNGSFLRRMVAKILKEEPDAIFIAGDLYDGTAIDVRQAAEPLKELAAPQGVYFVAGNHEQFGDDSKYLDAVAASGVRVLSNEKVDVDGLQIIGVPYRNAVQHSRFASVLHAIGLDRNRPSILLTHAPDHPEVAEAAGVSLQLSGHTHLGQFIPWSWMARRMYRQFVYGLSRIGKMQVFTSSGAGTWGPPLRLGSNPEIVVLEFE
- a CDS encoding AraC family transcriptional regulator; the encoded protein is MDALSEILHSVKLEGAAYLNAEFTAPWGVRSPSACELSAFLRKGQKHLIIFHLLTEGRARTRIENGSENLDLIAGDIVVFPHGDPHIIFNGSPASIVDNSAHLEEVFSQGMSLRHEGGGGESTFFVCGYMECDRELSKIFLGGLPPVFKVNIRNDSAGQWLENSIKFSANEAGVHRAGSDAVLARLSEALFVETMRRYMAELPSQHTGWLAGARDPGVGAALAHLHRAPEYSWTVANLAQQVGVSRSVLAERFRHYLGEPPMTYLARWRLQLGARMLTATSYSVARISGDVGYESEPAFNRAFKREFGAPPARFRMRARSAQRAASV
- a CDS encoding DUF4199 domain-containing protein, which encodes MKKTILTFGLISGAISSVMMIATVPLAKHGSGSLVLGYTTIVLSFLLVFFGIRSYRDNKGNGQINFGKAFAVGISITLISCLCYVVTWEILYFNFFPDFADKYAAHVIEKAKASGASDAAVQAKIQDMNKFKEQYKNPLFNVAMTFIEPFPVGLLITLISAAVLRKKPQATQGSLATSS
- a CDS encoding acetamidase/formamidase family protein, with amino-acid sequence MHRFLAFCLLALSADVYSQSSQTYTLPATPKTVAWGYYDATATPVLHIKSGDTVTFETLITNSPTGLEKAGVLPDQVQQNLRDIYKEITTHGPGGHILNGPVYIDGAERGDTLEIHMQKIDLAIPYAYNGFRFGAGFLTQDFPYARTKIIPLDRQRMIASFAPGIDIPLHPFFGSMGVAPPEAYGRISSAPPGIHGGNMDNKELVTGTTLYLPVHVRGALFEIGDGHAGQGNGEVDITALETSLTGTLQFIVRKDTKVTYPRAETPTHYISMGFDDDLSEATRIAVRQMIDFLVAEKHLSRDDAYMLTSVAGDADITELVDGNKGVHVMMPKNIFSTTRH